In a genomic window of Immundisolibacter sp.:
- a CDS encoding pilin, with protein MQKLQQGFTLIELMIVVAIIGILAALAVPAYQDYTIRSKVSESASLASAARTAIDVSYSENGTLTGLPTTHASLGLSEAGSYRAKYVSAVTVGANGVITVDLKADTTLGLGEATGDDVIYEPLNQGGNLEWTVSASSTVPDKYLPRR; from the coding sequence ATGCAGAAACTACAACAGGGCTTCACGCTCATCGAACTGATGATCGTGGTCGCCATCATCGGCATCCTGGCCGCGCTGGCCGTGCCGGCGTATCAGGACTACACCATCCGGTCCAAGGTGTCGGAATCCGCTTCGCTGGCCTCGGCGGCGCGCACCGCCATCGACGTGTCATATAGCGAAAACGGAACTCTAACGGGCCTGCCAACGACCCACGCAAGCCTGGGCCTGTCAGAAGCCGGCTCGTATCGCGCGAAGTACGTATCCGCGGTGACCGTGGGCGCCAACGGCGTGATCACAGTCGACCTGAAAGCCGACACCACGCTCGGTTTAGGCGAAGCGACCGGCGACGACGTCATCTACGAGCCGCTGAATCAGGGCGGTAACCTGGAGTGGACGGTGAGCGCTAGCAGCACCGTACCGGACAAGTACTTGCCCAGGCGTTAA